In Mesorhizobium sp. M9A.F.Ca.ET.002.03.1.2, the DNA window GCATCACGCCTCCGCCGGAAGGGTATTGGGAGGCGATCCAAGCCGTTCTGAAAAAGCACGACGTACTCCTCATCGTCGACGAAGTGATCACCGGCTTTGGCCGCACGGGCTCCATGTTCGGCTCGCAGCATTACGGAATTGAGCCCGACCTGATTACAGTTGCCAAAGGCCTTACCTCCGCCTACTTCCCGCTCTCCGGCGCGATCGTTGGCGAGAAGGTTTAGGCGATGAACGACGGCGCTGACAGGGTTGGTGCGTTCTCTCATGGCTACACCTACTCAGGTCATCCGATCGGAGCCGCCGCGGCCAACGCGGTTCTCGACATAGTCGAGAAAGAAGATCTCCCTGGTAACGCTCGTGACGTCGGGGCGTTTTTTCAAGCGCAGCTAAGGGACAAGTTCTCGCAATTGCCTTTCGTAGGTGAGGTGCGCGGGGTCGGTCTTATGGGCGCAATTGAGTTCGTGGCCGACCGCCACAACAGGAAACGTTTTGATCCGGCGCTTAAGGTTGGTGCACGAATTTCGAAAGCATCCCGTGACCGTGGCCTTATCGCCCGCGATATGCCGCACGGGGACATCTTGGGCTTTGCCCCGCCGCTCGTTGCAACCAAGGCTGAGGTCGAAGAGATTGTTGCGATAGCCGAAAGCGCCGTCCGTTTCGTCGCGGATGAACTCGTCCGCGAGGGGCAGAAAATCTGAATGTTAGGCAATGGCCTGGTCCATGGTTGCTGGACCTGAGGGTGGCCCATGCATAGGAAACGGGCCTTATTGGAACATACCCGGTTTGTTGGCTTGGATATTCAAAAATCGGATCTCAATTGCCCTAGCGGTGAGCGGACGTTCTGGGGTCGTCGAATACATTGGCGAGATTGCCAATGATGTTGGGGCGATCATCAAGTTGTGGGACCGTTCTCCGGCCGGCGTCATCGAAGCTGCTTGCCTGGCCCATCTGCGTCGCAAGATATTCGATGTTCACGACAGCCAGCCACCGAGCTGAGCACGACGGCCATGGCCGGTATCCAGGCGATCTACCGGATCGAGGAAGAGAGAGGGGGCTCCCGCCCGCCGAGCGATTGGCCGCTACATATCGAGCCCAGATAGATTTTTGGCATCGTTTTCTTTCGGTTCTAGGCTGTCGACCTTTCCACTCGTCTTCTTTGCAATGATGACTCCCGGGCCTCACTTTTTAGGCTTTGCAGCTCCATTAGCTCGATATAAGGGATATGACAGCGGATGGTGTGTCCGGGTTCAGACTCGGAAAGCTCCGGCTCCAGCGTCTCGCAGATGGCGCCGATCTTGCGCGGGCAGCGCGTGTGGAAGACGCAGCCCGTCGGCGGATTAGCGGCGCTCGGGGTCTCTCCGTCGAGGCGGATGCGCGAGCTCTTTGACCGGTCGAGCTCGGGCACGGCTGACAGCAGCGCCTCGGTGTAGGGATGGTGGGGGCCGGAAAACACCGGTTCCGATGGCCCGAACTCCATGATGCGGCCGAGATAGAGCACGGCGATCTTGTCAGAGAGGTAACGCACCACGCCAAGGTCATGCGAGATGAAGATGTAGCTGACATCTTCTTTCGACTGCAGGTCGGCGAGCAGGTTGAGGATCGCCGCCTGCACGGAAACATCCAGCGCAGAGGTCGGCTCATCGCACACCACGATACGCGGATCGCCGGCGAAGGCGCGGGCAATGGCAACGCGCTGCTTCAGGCCACCTGAAAGCTGGCGCGGCTTAACGGCGAGATGCCGCTCGGTGAGTCGCACCGAGCGGACCAGGTCGTTGAGGCGGGCCTCCAGCGCCTTGCCGGAGAGACCGGCCAGCCGCTTCAGCGCCCGGCCGATGAGATGCCGGATCGAATGCGAGCGGTTGAGCGCCGAGTCCGGATTCTGGAAGACGATCTGCATCGCCTTGATCTGGTCGTCGCTGCGGTTCTCCAGGCGAGGCGCCAGCGCCCTGCCCTCGAGTTCGATGGTGCCGCCGTCATCGGGCGGCACCAGGCCAAGCAGCAGCCTAGCGAAGGTTGTCTTGCCGCTGCCGGACTCGCCGACCAGCCCAAGCGTCTCGCCGGGTCGCAGGTCAAGCGAAACATCCTTGACGGCGCGCAAGGGATGGCCAGGGTTGCCATAGGTTTTGTTCAGTCCCGCGACTCGCAGCACCGGTGCCCCCGCCGGCTTTGGTGCAGGCGCCACATCGCTGGGTGTGGCACGCGGCAGGGCTTGCGCCTTGTGATGATGGAAGCAACGCGACAGCCGGCCGCCCAGATCATAGAGCGGCGGCAGTTCGGTGCGGCAGCGGTCGTCAGCAAGCGCACAGCGATCGGCGAAGGCACAGCCCTTGATGGCCACGCCAATGCCGGGGAGGAAACCCGGAATGGTGTCGAGGCGGCCCTGGTCCTTGCGCTGGCCGCCACGGGGCAGACAGCGTAGCAGCGCCACCGTGTAGGGATGGCGCGGATCGTTGAAGACGTCCTTGGTCGAGCCTTCCTCGACCAGCATTCCGGCATAGAGCACGCCGACCCGGTCGCACATGTTGGAGACGACGGCGAGGTTGTGGCTGATGAATAGGATCGAGGCTGACAGCTCACGCCGCAATTGCTCGATCAGGTCGAGGACCTCGGCTTCCACCGTCGCATCGAGGCCGGTGGTCGGCTCGTCGAGGATCAGCATCGAGGGGTCGTTGGCCAGCGCCATGGCGATCGCCACGCGCTGCTGCATGCCGCCGGAAAGCTGGTGCGGATAGCGCTGCATGACGCTGGCCGGATCGGAGATGCGCACCCGGTTCAGCATGGCGATTGCCTTGTCGCTTGCCGCCTGTCCGGTGATGCCGGCGAGTTCGAAGATCTCGGTCAACTGCCGGTCGATGCGGAGCGACGGGTTCAGCGCCTTGCCGGGGTCCTGATAGACCATCGACACGCTGTCTGCGCGGGCACGCCGCAGCGCCTCGCTGTCAAGCTTCATCACGTCCTTGCCGTCGAGCGCGATCGAGCCGCCGGTGATCGAGCCGTTGCGCGGCAGATAGCGCACCACCGACAGCGCCACGGTCGACTTGCCGCAGCCGGATTCACCGACCAGCCCATAGGCTTCGCCGGTCTTGATGGTCAGGTTGACGTTGCGCAGCACCGCGCGGTTGCGTCCGGCGACGCGATAGGCGACCGAAAGGTCCTTCAGTTCGAGCGCGTTCCTCTCAGTCATTAAACGCCCCCTGGACGCCATCGGTCACCAGATTGACGCCGATCACCAGCGAGGCGATGGCGAGCGCGTCGAACAGCACCGTCCACCAGAAGCCGCCACTGATCATGCCGTAATTGCTGGAGATCGAGAGCCCCCAGTCGGGTGAGGGCGGCTGGATGCCAAAACCCAGGAAGGAGAGCGTGGCGACCGCGAAGATGGCATAACCCAGCCGCACGGTGGTCTCGACCAGGATTGGTGGAATGACGTTGGGCAGGATCTCGACGAACATCGTATACAGCGCGCGCTCGTGCCGAAGCTCGGCGGCGGCGACATAGTCGAGTTCGCGCTCGGTCAGCACCGCCGAGCGCACGGTGCGGGCAATGATGGGCGCGAAGCTCAGCCCAATGACGACGATGACGGTGGTCTTGGAGGTACCAAGCGCGACGATGGCGAGCAGCGCCACGATGACACCCGGGATGGCCATGAAGGCTTCGAGGATGCGGCTGACGACATCGTCGACGATGCCGCGGAAGTAGCCGGTGAGCAGACCCAGTGCCGTGCCGGCCACGGTCGCAAACAGTGTCGCCAGCGGGGCGACGGTCAGGATATCGCGCGAGCCGACGATGACGCGCGAGAAGACATCGCGGCCGATTTGGTCGGTGCCGAACCAGTGTTCGCGCGAGGGGGGTGCCAGCGCATCGATGATGTCGTCGGCGAGTGGGTCGTAAGGCACGAAGCGCTCGCCGAACAGCGCACAGGCGACCCAGAACAGCACGATGGCAAGACCGACGAGGAAGGTTCGCGAGCGTAGTAGGGAGTAAAAGACATCCGCCAGGGGACTGCGCCGGCGCATGTCGTCTTGTGCGGGAGAGGTGGTCTGGACGGCGCTCATTGCTCTGCTCCCAGCCGGATACGCGGATTGAGTACGGAATAGAGGAAGTCAGCGGCAAGCGTCGCCACGGCATAGACGATGCCGATGGTGAGGATGCCGGCCTCCAGCATCGGGAAATCCTTGCCGCGCGCGGCGGTGAAGATAAGCGAGCCGATGCCCTGGTAGCGGAACAGCGTTTCGATCACGACCAGGCCGCCGATGAGGTAGCCGGTCTGTGTGGCGATGACGGTGATGGTCGGCAGCAGCGCATTGCGCAGCACATGTCGCCAGATCACCGTGCGCCACGTCAGGCCCTTGAGCACGGCCGTCCTTGTATAGTCGGAATCGAGCGCCTCGATCATGCCGGACCGCGCCATGCGGGCGATGTAGCCGAACAGCACCAGGAATAGCGGCAGCGACGGCAGGATCAGATAGTAGATCTGGGTGAGGAATCCCGCGCCTTTTGGCCATGCCGCCGCGATCGGCAGCCACCTCAGCCAGACGCCGAAGATCAGGATCAGGATGATGCCGGTGACGAATTCCGGCAGTACCGTCACCGACAGCCCGCCCAGGCTGATGATGCGGTCGAGCGGCCGGTTGAGGTTGAGCGCGGCGACAACGCCGCCGAGGATGCCGATCGGCACCACCAGCACGAAGGCGATCAGCGCCAGTTTCATCGAATTGCCGAGGGCGTCGACAACGAAGGGTGCCACCGGCGCACGGAAGACGTAGGACGTGCCCATGTCGCCGTGCAGGAAATTCCAGATCCAGCTTCCGTACTGGACGAGCAGCGGCCGGTCGACGCCAAGCGAATGGTTAAGTGCATCGACCGCGCGCTGGTCGGCGAACGGCCCCAATATGGCGCGCCCGACATTGCCGGGCAGCACCTGGCCGCCTAGGAACACCATGATGCTAAGCAGGAACAGCGTGACGAGCGATAGCGAGACACGCCGGGCAAAGAAGGAGAGAATGGCTATGACTCCTTATGGAGCCAACCCCACGTGGGGGGCTGGCTATTAGACGATTGGCTTTCGCTCGCTTAGGCCTTCGATGCTTTTTCGAGGAACAGCTGCCCCATGGCGGTCGGCTGCACGCCGGTCACGCCTTTCGCCGTCGCCGTGAGGTAATCGGAGAAATAGCCGAAGATGATAGGTGTTTCCTCGAGCAGCAGCTTCTGGATCTTGCCGGCCGCAGCCTTCTGCGCCTCAAGGTCAAGCGCCGCGATGTAGCTGTCCGCCAGCGTGTCGTAGTCCTTGTTCTTGAAGTGCGCCGCGTTCCAGGTGCCGTCGCTCTTCAGGGGTGCTGCAAGGAACACGTTCGGCACACCGCGGTGACCATAGCCGGTGACGCCCATCACCGAATCCAGCCAGTTCGATTTGCCGAACACTGCGTCTCCGTAATAGGGACCTGAGTCGAGGATGTTGAGGTCCAGCTCGATGCCGATTTCCTTAACCCAGTTCTGGATGAGCTGGGCGTATGCCGGGATTTCGCCATAGCGCTCGGTGGTCAGCGTCACCTTGAAGCCCTTGCCGGCACCTGCAGCTACCATGAGCTGCTTGGCCTGCGCGATGTCCTGCTTGCGCTGCGGCACGCTCGTATTGGTTGACGGATAGACGGGAGCGAACGGACTGTCGTTGCCCAGCGTGGCGCGCCCCTTCAGCAGGCCGGCAACCACCTTGTCGCGATCGATTGAGAGTGCAATCGCGCGGCGCACGCGCGGGTCTTTGAAAGGGTCGGAGTCGCAGCGCATGTGCACTTGCCGATTCAAAGACGACTTCAGGCCAATGATATCTACGTTCGGATCTTTGAGCAGGCCGACGCCACCGAGCGCCGTCACCTGGTTGATGATGTCGACCTGGCCGCCCTGCAGCGCCAGGATCTGCGGCTGGATGTCGTCGAAGAAAGTGAACTCCGTGCGATCAGGCAACGCCTTCGCCCCCCAGTAGTCCTCGTTGCGAACGAAGGAAGCGCCGACCTTGGGCGTGTAGTTGTCCAGCTTGAACGGCCCGGTGCCGTCGAAGCTCTTTTCGTAGTCGCCCTTGTAGCTGGCAGGCAGAATGATGGCGTTGTAATTGTCCGACGCCACCATGTAGGGGAAGTTGCCGTTCGGCGCATCGAGGTGGAACTCAACGGTGTAGTCGTCGACTTTCCTGGTCGCGCCCTTCTGCAGGATACCCTTGAAGACGGACAGTGCATTGGACGAGCCGGCCGGGTCGGCGAGCCGATCGAAGCTGGCAACCACGTCATCGGCCTTCATCTCGCCGCCGCTGTGAAATTCGACGCCCTTTCGAAGCTTGAAGGTCCATACCGTAGCTTTGTGGTTCGGTTTCCAACTCTCGGCTAGCGAAGGCCGCAGTACCAAGTCGGGGCCGTCGAGACAGAGATATTCTCCAACCTGCTGCAGCATTAAATAGCCACCATTATCGGCGATGGTGACGGGGTCTATGGCTCCTGTCGGCACGACGCAGGCAACGCGAATGGTGGCGCCGGGGGCGCCTTGGGCGCGGGCGCGCGACGGCATGGCGCCGAGGCCAGCTGCCATGCCTATGCCGCCAAGCAGCGGCAGCGACAGACCGAGCAGACTGCCGTGGCGCATGAATTCGCGGCGACTGATGCGGCCGTCGACCAGCCCGTCGATAAGATGGTTTTCGAGCGGCGTGCGGTTGCGCCTCATGAGATCGAGAATGCGGTAGTTCGTTTTCACGTGTTAGTCCTCCCCTAACATACGATATATTTCAGCCCACCACCTTTGGGGCGGGCGACCCAAGTGTGAACTCTAGGCTTCGGCCTTTGTGGCCCGCATCGTCCCTGATTGCCACGAGCACGACCAGATTTTCTGACTTGTACTCGTTGTAAGCTTTCGACGCGCGTCGGACAGGTTATTTTTTCACGGCTCCTGCCCAGCGGGTTACTCCTTGGACAATAAGGCAAGGCGCTATGGAAGTGTTACTGACTTGCTCCCATTTCACGAAAACATTTGCTGTGAGAGGCCTTGCTTCCGAAATTTTCCAGCCCAATTGGGGAACGCCGTTATCAGCTTAACTCGCATTCAGGAATTTGCGGCATAGACCGATGTCATGAACACCGCAACCGTCAGCTACCAGGGATCGTGGTTTCGAGGATGCAATCCGCCGGTGGGCATCAAGTTCGGTCCGGATTACGCTCGCCGGAGTGCACGGCCTGCCTGAAAAGCGCGGTGTCAGCCTCACTCGGCCATCTCAGTCGCCCACGGCGGAAAATCCGACGGCAGAGTCGCGAGAATCTCCCGAGCCGACCACTCCCGAGACATTCTTGGATTCCTGTAGATATTGACCTGGCCGGTCGTTCCCATCAGTCAGGTGGACCAATTGCTCGGTCAAACTGCAGCACACTGATTATATCAAACTGCGCAGATGGATAGCCCGATCCTCTTTGGCAACCCGACTCACTATGTCGGTGAAATACCTTTCAACACCAAATTCAGGAGTTAGAAATCTCTCTACGATCTCAGTATAACGTTCAATGGAGGATACAACAAATTTCATGTGGTAGTCAAACTGACCCATTACTTCGTAACACTCGACAACTTCTGGAATGACGCACATATTGCGTTCGAAGAAATCCAAGGCATCTCTATGATGCTTCGAGAGGGCTACATTAGCTAAAACAATCTGGACACTTTGTAACTTTTCAATCGCTATTTCCGCAATGTAACGACGGATAATACCATCTTTTTCGAGCTTTTTGACTCTCTGCCAACACGGCGACACAGAAATTCCGACCCTGTCGGCGAGGATCTTGATTGGGAGGCGGCCGTTTTCTTGGAGCACATCAAGAATCCGGTAATCCATGCGGTCTAGCTTGTTCATATCACTTACTCTACATACGATAGTTCACGCAGCGCTGGCTCGGTGGCCGGCAGAGGATGCCGCAGCAATGCGTCGCCACGGGCAAATGCTACCCTGCCACATTTGCCGAATTGACACAGCCCCTGTTTCTGTCAGGCGATGTGAGGACGGCAAACTGACAGTTCTTCCGTTCAAGACACTGTGTCCCGCCGAAAATTTCGCAGATCAACATCGAGCCAGGCTCGGCCTTGCCAGCAAGCCACCGATTGACCAAGGCTGATATCTACGCCGGATTTGGGAAACGTGGGATAGCTCGTGAGCCTTTGGCACGGGCGCGGATCGCATTGTCGCTCACCGCCAGCCGGCGCGGTGGAACGCACGGCGCAAGAAGGCACGTGGCACGCCGAGAGATCCCACCACTGTCCAATGCCCGAGGTGTGATAGATATCGGGCTCGGCCTTCACGGCCGCAGACGTGTGACATAGGTGACTATCGGCCGTTTGGGATGCGCTGGCGCATCCGACGCACGTCCTCAGCAGTGATGAAGTCCGCCAGCGAACAGCCTGCGTGCAAGTCGGGATGAGCTGTTTCGGGCGTGAAATGCGCGAGCGCAATGACGTCCGCTTTAGTCGGCATCGCCTTGCGGCCAAGCGCCAGACTGTTCCCCACGATGTC includes these proteins:
- a CDS encoding ABC transporter ATP-binding protein; the protein is MTERNALELKDLSVAYRVAGRNRAVLRNVNLTIKTGEAYGLVGESGCGKSTVALSVVRYLPRNGSITGGSIALDGKDVMKLDSEALRRARADSVSMVYQDPGKALNPSLRIDRQLTEIFELAGITGQAASDKAIAMLNRVRISDPASVMQRYPHQLSGGMQQRVAIAMALANDPSMLILDEPTTGLDATVEAEVLDLIEQLRRELSASILFISHNLAVVSNMCDRVGVLYAGMLVEEGSTKDVFNDPRHPYTVALLRCLPRGGQRKDQGRLDTIPGFLPGIGVAIKGCAFADRCALADDRCRTELPPLYDLGGRLSRCFHHHKAQALPRATPSDVAPAPKPAGAPVLRVAGLNKTYGNPGHPLRAVKDVSLDLRPGETLGLVGESGSGKTTFARLLLGLVPPDDGGTIELEGRALAPRLENRSDDQIKAMQIVFQNPDSALNRSHSIRHLIGRALKRLAGLSGKALEARLNDLVRSVRLTERHLAVKPRQLSGGLKQRVAIARAFAGDPRIVVCDEPTSALDVSVQAAILNLLADLQSKEDVSYIFISHDLGVVRYLSDKIAVLYLGRIMEFGPSEPVFSGPHHPYTEALLSAVPELDRSKSSRIRLDGETPSAANPPTGCVFHTRCPRKIGAICETLEPELSESEPGHTIRCHIPYIELMELQSLKSEARESSLQRRRVERSTA
- a CDS encoding ABC transporter permease translates to MSAVQTTSPAQDDMRRRSPLADVFYSLLRSRTFLVGLAIVLFWVACALFGERFVPYDPLADDIIDALAPPSREHWFGTDQIGRDVFSRVIVGSRDILTVAPLATLFATVAGTALGLLTGYFRGIVDDVVSRILEAFMAIPGVIVALLAIVALGTSKTTVIVVIGLSFAPIIARTVRSAVLTERELDYVAAAELRHERALYTMFVEILPNVIPPILVETTVRLGYAIFAVATLSFLGFGIQPPSPDWGLSISSNYGMISGGFWWTVLFDALAIASLVIGVNLVTDGVQGAFND
- a CDS encoding ABC transporter permease; this translates as MVFLGGQVLPGNVGRAILGPFADQRAVDALNHSLGVDRPLLVQYGSWIWNFLHGDMGTSYVFRAPVAPFVVDALGNSMKLALIAFVLVVPIGILGGVVAALNLNRPLDRIISLGGLSVTVLPEFVTGIILILIFGVWLRWLPIAAAWPKGAGFLTQIYYLILPSLPLFLVLFGYIARMARSGMIEALDSDYTRTAVLKGLTWRTVIWRHVLRNALLPTITVIATQTGYLIGGLVVIETLFRYQGIGSLIFTAARGKDFPMLEAGILTIGIVYAVATLAADFLYSVLNPRIRLGAEQ
- a CDS encoding ABC transporter substrate-binding protein, with protein sequence MKTNYRILDLMRRNRTPLENHLIDGLVDGRISRREFMRHGSLLGLSLPLLGGIGMAAGLGAMPSRARAQGAPGATIRVACVVPTGAIDPVTIADNGGYLMLQQVGEYLCLDGPDLVLRPSLAESWKPNHKATVWTFKLRKGVEFHSGGEMKADDVVASFDRLADPAGSSNALSVFKGILQKGATRKVDDYTVEFHLDAPNGNFPYMVASDNYNAIILPASYKGDYEKSFDGTGPFKLDNYTPKVGASFVRNEDYWGAKALPDRTEFTFFDDIQPQILALQGGQVDIINQVTALGGVGLLKDPNVDIIGLKSSLNRQVHMRCDSDPFKDPRVRRAIALSIDRDKVVAGLLKGRATLGNDSPFAPVYPSTNTSVPQRKQDIAQAKQLMVAAGAGKGFKVTLTTERYGEIPAYAQLIQNWVKEIGIELDLNILDSGPYYGDAVFGKSNWLDSVMGVTGYGHRGVPNVFLAAPLKSDGTWNAAHFKNKDYDTLADSYIAALDLEAQKAAAGKIQKLLLEETPIIFGYFSDYLTATAKGVTGVQPTAMGQLFLEKASKA
- a CDS encoding Lrp/AsnC family transcriptional regulator, whose protein sequence is MNKLDRMDYRILDVLQENGRLPIKILADRVGISVSPCWQRVKKLEKDGIIRRYIAEIAIEKLQSVQIVLANVALSKHHRDALDFFERNMCVIPEVVECYEVMGQFDYHMKFVVSSIERYTEIVERFLTPEFGVERYFTDIVSRVAKEDRAIHLRSLI